From a single Pseudomonas triticicola genomic region:
- the alaC gene encoding alanine transaminase codes for MAEQGSPRRFARIDRLPPYVFNITAELKMAARRRGEDIIDLSMGNPDGATPPHIVEKLVQVAQREDTHGYSTSKGIPRLRRAISNWYKQRYEVDIDPESEAIVTIGSKEGLAHLMLATLDQGDTVLVPNPSYPIHIYGAVIAGAQVRSVPLVPGVDFFDELERAIRGSIPKPKMMILGFPSNPTAQCVELDFFERVIALAKQYDVLVIHDLAYADIVYDGWKAPSIMQVPGAKDIAVEFFTLSKSYNMAGWRIGFMVGNPELVSALARIKSYHDYGTFTPLQVAAIAALEGDQQCVRDIAEQYRQRRNVLVKGLHELGWMVENPKASMYVWAKIPLAYAHLGSLEFAKKLLAEAKVCVSPGVGFGEYGDDHVRFALIENQDRIRQAVRGIRGMFRADGFNPKSPA; via the coding sequence ATGGCCGAACAAGGTTCGCCGCGCCGCTTTGCGCGCATAGATCGACTCCCCCCTTACGTGTTCAACATCACCGCCGAGCTGAAAATGGCCGCTCGCCGCCGTGGTGAAGACATCATCGACCTGAGCATGGGCAATCCCGACGGCGCCACACCGCCGCACATTGTCGAAAAACTCGTCCAAGTTGCCCAACGTGAAGACACCCACGGTTACTCGACGTCCAAAGGCATTCCGCGCCTGCGCCGGGCAATTTCCAACTGGTACAAGCAGCGCTACGAAGTCGATATCGACCCGGAAAGCGAAGCCATTGTCACCATCGGCTCCAAGGAAGGCCTGGCGCATTTGATGCTGGCAACCCTCGATCAGGGTGACACCGTGCTGGTGCCGAACCCGAGCTATCCGATTCACATCTACGGCGCAGTGATTGCCGGCGCTCAGGTGCGTTCGGTGCCGCTGGTGCCGGGGGTGGATTTCTTCGATGAGCTGGAGCGCGCCATTCGCGGCTCGATCCCCAAGCCGAAAATGATGATCCTTGGCTTCCCGTCGAACCCGACCGCGCAGTGCGTGGAGCTGGATTTCTTCGAGCGGGTGATCGCCCTGGCCAAGCAATACGACGTGTTGGTCATCCACGACCTGGCGTACGCCGACATCGTCTACGACGGCTGGAAAGCGCCGTCGATCATGCAGGTGCCCGGGGCCAAGGACATTGCGGTGGAGTTTTTCACCCTGTCCAAGAGCTACAACATGGCCGGCTGGCGCATCGGTTTCATGGTCGGCAACCCGGAACTGGTCAGCGCCCTGGCGCGGATCAAGAGCTACCACGACTACGGCACCTTCACCCCGCTGCAAGTGGCGGCGATTGCTGCGCTGGAAGGCGATCAGCAATGCGTGCGCGATATCGCCGAGCAGTATCGCCAGCGGCGCAACGTGCTGGTCAAGGGCCTGCATGAGCTGGGCTGGATGGTCGAGAATCCGAAAGCGTCGATGTACGTCTGGGCGAAGATTCCCCTGGCGTATGCACATCTGGGTTCGCTGGAGTTCGCCAAGAAACTGCTGGCCGAGGCCAAGGTCTGCGTCTCGCCGGGGGTTGGATTCGGTGAATATGGCGATGATCATGTGCGCTTTGCCCTGATCGAAAATCAGGATCGGATTCGTCAGGCCGTGCGCGGGATTCGCGGGATGTTCCGCGCGGATGGTTTCAATCCGAAATCCCCTGCCTGA
- a CDS encoding MFS transporter: MTAHASAAALSDGIDPVRAAEISARIDRLPAVATIWRLVALLSIGGFFELYDLFQTAYISPGLIRDGLFATGKQSVFGFSDQAAFASATFLGASLLSPLADRFGRRAIFTFALIWYTVATVLMGIQTSALGIIGMRFLVGIGLGIELVTIDAYLSELVPKRMRSSAFAFAFFVQFLSVPAVALMSWWLVPQAPFGISGWRWVVLASAVFALFIWWLRKRLPESPRWLAQHGRFDEANRILDHLEARCAKDYGKALDAPEPVSVDVEGKGRFADIWQPPYRRRALMLIVFHIFQAIGFFGFGNWLPALLSGQGVSVTHSLMYAFIITLAYPLGPLLFVKFANRFENKWQIVGSALGAMTFGTLFALQSSAFGLIFCGVMITFCNAWLSFSYHSYQSELFPTNIRARAVGFCYSFSRLSTVFSSLLIGMFLDNFGTPGVLAFIVSSMLIVMLTIGWFGPRTRNLALENIAHR; this comes from the coding sequence ATGACTGCTCACGCTTCCGCCGCCGCGCTCAGTGATGGCATCGACCCGGTACGCGCCGCCGAAATTTCCGCCCGCATTGATCGGCTGCCCGCCGTTGCTACCATCTGGCGTCTGGTGGCGCTGCTGTCGATCGGCGGATTTTTCGAACTCTACGATCTGTTCCAGACCGCCTACATCAGTCCTGGGCTGATTCGCGACGGTTTGTTCGCCACAGGCAAGCAAAGCGTGTTCGGTTTCTCCGATCAGGCGGCGTTCGCCTCGGCGACGTTCCTCGGCGCCAGCCTGCTCAGTCCGCTGGCGGATCGTTTCGGCCGCCGGGCGATCTTCACCTTCGCGCTGATCTGGTACACGGTGGCGACAGTGCTGATGGGGATTCAGACCTCGGCGCTGGGCATCATCGGCATGCGCTTTCTGGTCGGCATCGGCCTCGGTATCGAGCTGGTGACCATCGACGCTTACCTCTCGGAACTGGTCCCTAAACGCATGCGCAGCTCGGCGTTCGCCTTTGCGTTTTTCGTGCAGTTCCTCTCGGTGCCGGCGGTGGCCTTGATGTCGTGGTGGCTGGTACCGCAAGCGCCGTTCGGCATTTCCGGCTGGCGTTGGGTAGTGTTGGCCAGCGCGGTGTTTGCGCTGTTTATCTGGTGGCTGCGCAAGCGTCTGCCGGAATCGCCGCGCTGGCTGGCGCAGCATGGTCGCTTTGATGAGGCCAACCGGATCCTCGACCATCTCGAAGCGCGCTGCGCCAAGGATTACGGCAAAGCGCTGGATGCGCCGGAACCGGTGTCAGTCGATGTCGAAGGCAAGGGCCGTTTCGCCGATATCTGGCAGCCGCCGTACCGCCGCCGCGCATTGATGTTGATCGTCTTCCACATCTTTCAGGCGATCGGTTTCTTCGGTTTCGGCAACTGGTTGCCGGCGCTGCTTTCGGGGCAAGGCGTGAGCGTCACCCACAGTCTGATGTACGCCTTCATCATCACCCTCGCCTACCCGCTCGGGCCGTTGCTGTTCGTGAAGTTCGCCAACCGCTTCGAAAACAAATGGCAGATCGTCGGCTCGGCCCTCGGCGCGATGACCTTCGGCACCCTGTTCGCCCTGCAGAGCAGCGCGTTCGGGCTGATTTTCTGCGGGGTAATGATCACCTTCTGCAACGCCTGGCTGAGCTTCAGTTATCACTCCTACCAGAGCGAACTGTTCCCCACCAACATCCGCGCCCGCGCGGTCGGGTTCTGCTATTCGTTCAGTCGTTTGTCGACGGTTTTCAGCAGTCTGCTGATCGGCATGTTTCTGGATAATTTCGGCACGCCGGGGGTACTGGCTTTTATCGTCAGCAGCATGCTGATCGTGATGCTGACCATCGGCTGGTTCGGCCCACGAACGCGTAATCTGGCGTTGGAAAATATTGCCCATCGTTGA
- a CDS encoding LysE family translocator: MEFTSGFLLSLSLCLDIGVANIAMITLAMQRGYFQGFALGLGTCVGDLIYAVLALAGMTVLLQYESVRWVLWIGGSALLIYFAAKMIYSAIHHEALLAETAEVGQNSHRKEFFRGIFLAMSSPSAILWFAAVGGTLIARSGGGGPLSSALFLGGFLCAGLLWSAGLCFAASHGGKLLGDKLLRYSYLASAAIFCYFAVYVIVSGYNEFVGSGAVEQLHSL, from the coding sequence ATGGAATTCACCAGCGGCTTCTTGCTGAGCCTTTCGCTGTGCCTGGATATCGGCGTAGCCAACATCGCGATGATCACCCTGGCCATGCAGCGCGGCTACTTTCAGGGCTTCGCCCTGGGCCTGGGCACTTGCGTCGGTGACCTGATCTACGCGGTGCTGGCACTGGCCGGCATGACCGTTCTGCTGCAATACGAAAGCGTGCGCTGGGTGCTATGGATTGGCGGTTCGGCGCTGCTGATCTACTTCGCGGCGAAGATGATTTATTCGGCAATTCACCACGAAGCGCTGCTGGCGGAAACGGCGGAAGTGGGGCAGAACTCCCATCGCAAGGAATTCTTTCGCGGCATCTTCCTCGCCATGTCGTCGCCGAGTGCGATTCTCTGGTTTGCTGCGGTTGGCGGCACGTTGATCGCCCGATCCGGTGGCGGTGGTCCGTTGAGTTCGGCACTGTTTCTCGGTGGTTTTCTCTGCGCCGGGCTGCTGTGGTCGGCCGGTCTGTGCTTCGCGGCAAGCCACGGCGGCAAACTGCTGGGCGACAAGCTTCTGCGCTACTCCTATCTGGCATCGGCGGCGATCTTCTGCTATTTCGCGGTGTACGTGATTGTTTCTGGTTACAACGAGTTTGTCGGCTCGGGCGCCGTCGAGCAGTTGCACTCGCTGTAA
- a CDS encoding gluconokinase: MSHPITALVIMGVAGCGKTCVSQALCQLSGATAIEGDTFHPAANIEKMSAGIPLNDEDRAGWLDSLCDELRRVDAQGQRPVLTCSALKHSYRERLRSALPGLGFVFLELTPEVAAERVSHRPGHFMPATLIESQFATLESPKGEPLTLPLNASIHSVEELALQAHVWWQANGLKQAV; the protein is encoded by the coding sequence ATGAGTCATCCCATCACCGCCCTGGTCATCATGGGCGTTGCCGGTTGCGGCAAGACGTGCGTCAGCCAGGCCCTGTGCCAATTGAGCGGCGCCACTGCCATTGAAGGCGATACTTTTCATCCGGCCGCGAACATCGAAAAGATGAGCGCGGGGATCCCCCTGAACGACGAAGACCGCGCTGGCTGGCTTGACAGCCTGTGCGATGAACTGCGTCGCGTCGATGCCCAAGGCCAACGCCCGGTGTTGACCTGCTCCGCCCTTAAACACAGCTATCGCGAACGTCTGCGCAGTGCCTTGCCGGGCCTGGGTTTCGTGTTTCTTGAATTGACCCCGGAAGTCGCCGCCGAGCGTGTATCGCACCGCCCGGGCCACTTCATGCCGGCGACGTTGATCGAAAGCCAGTTCGCCACCCTCGAATCGCCCAAGGGCGAGCCGCTGACTCTGCCGCTCAATGCCTCGATTCACAGCGTCGAAGAGCTGGCCCTGCAGGCTCACGTCTGGTGGCAGGCCAACGGTCTGAAACAGGCGGTATGA
- a CDS encoding CsbD family protein: MSSTGDKVKGMANEAVGNVKQGVGKATDNDKLRAEGKVQEKKGEAQQAVGNAKDAVKKGVDKA; the protein is encoded by the coding sequence ATGAGTAGCACAGGCGATAAAGTAAAAGGCATGGCCAACGAAGCCGTCGGCAACGTTAAACAAGGTGTCGGCAAAGCTACTGACAACGACAAACTGCGCGCTGAAGGAAAAGTCCAAGAGAAAAAAGGCGAAGCCCAGCAAGCGGTCGGCAACGCCAAGGACGCTGTGAAAAAAGGCGTCGACAAGGCGTAA
- a CDS encoding PACE efflux transporter, with product MQGVKRKLVYVSLYEVIGMTFSALGLALLSGTSPGSTGPLAVIITSIAVTWNFIYTSLFERWESRQISRTRTVKRRIAHAVGFQLTLIVFLIPLIAWWMNISLVQAFLLDLALIIFIPCYTFVFNWLFDRIFGLPSSALPDSAAAT from the coding sequence ATGCAAGGCGTGAAACGCAAACTGGTCTACGTGTCGCTCTACGAAGTGATTGGGATGACCTTCTCAGCCCTCGGTCTGGCGTTGCTCTCGGGCACGTCGCCGGGCAGCACCGGGCCGCTGGCGGTGATCATCACCAGCATCGCCGTGACCTGGAATTTCATCTACACCTCATTGTTCGAGCGCTGGGAAAGTCGCCAGATCTCGCGCACCCGTACGGTCAAACGGCGTATCGCCCATGCGGTCGGCTTTCAATTGACGCTGATCGTGTTCCTGATTCCGCTGATTGCGTGGTGGATGAACATCAGTCTGGTGCAGGCGTTCCTGCTGGATCTGGCGCTGATCATTTTCATTCCTTGCTACACCTTCGTGTTCAACTGGCTGTTCGACCGCATTTTCGGCCTGCCGAGCTCGGCGCTGCCGGATTCTGCCGCTGCGACATAA
- a CDS encoding GNAT family N-acetyltransferase: protein MSDIHYSQLDESLWPLMNKFYRSHQSSMKAVREAQLWVAKRGEIVAALCLRPVAGGHWLTGLFVDPQCREQGVAAQLIAAAVAQVEEPVWLFCHPDLRGFYERRGFSFDPPLPQAMAERLSRYARSKPMIAMGLNPADLR from the coding sequence ATGTCCGATATCCACTACAGCCAGCTCGACGAATCGTTGTGGCCGTTGATGAACAAGTTCTACCGCAGCCACCAGTCGTCGATGAAAGCCGTGCGCGAGGCGCAGCTGTGGGTCGCAAAGCGCGGCGAGATTGTAGCGGCGCTGTGCCTGCGTCCGGTAGCGGGCGGGCATTGGCTGACGGGGTTGTTTGTTGATCCGCAGTGTCGTGAGCAGGGCGTCGCTGCGCAGTTGATCGCGGCGGCGGTGGCCCAAGTGGAGGAGCCGGTGTGGCTGTTTTGCCATCCGGATTTGCGCGGGTTTTATGAGCGGCGTGGGTTCAGCTTCGATCCGCCGCTGCCGCAGGCGATGGCCGAGCGGTTGAGCCGGTATGCGCGGAGCAAGCCGATGATTGCGATGGGGCTCAATCCCGCAGATTTACGCTGA
- a CDS encoding GntP family permease — protein sequence MFGMSHETFLLLDAVVTVIGLIILITKFKIHPFIALTIAAAFLGLTSGMPINTIIKAFQDGFGGVLGFVGIILALGTMLGKMMAESGGADQIAQTLIRAFGKDKVQWAMMFAAFLVGIPLFFEIGFVLLIPLVFIVARRTGVSIIKIGIPLLAGLSAVHGLVPPHPGPLLAIGVFGADIGKTILYGLIVALPTAIIAGPIFGTFIAKHIPGHPNQELVDQLARENDSANLPSFSITLVTVLLPVFLMLLKTFADVALPDGNFFRIWMDMIGHPISALLLALLLSLYTFGYKQGIGSNQMLKWLDASLAPTAAIILIIGAGGGFKQMLVTSGVGDVIGHMAVSAQISPILLAWLVAAVIRIATGSATVATITGAGIVVPVVGMIPGVNRELLVLATGAGSLILSHVNDAGFWLVKQYFNMTVAETFKTWTAMETILSVVGLGFILLLSLFV from the coding sequence ATGTTTGGCATGTCCCACGAGACGTTCCTGCTGCTCGATGCGGTGGTCACGGTAATCGGCCTGATTATCCTGATCACCAAATTCAAGATTCACCCGTTCATAGCCCTGACCATCGCCGCCGCCTTCCTCGGCCTGACTTCCGGCATGCCGATCAACACCATCATCAAGGCGTTCCAGGACGGCTTTGGTGGCGTGCTCGGTTTTGTCGGCATCATCCTCGCCCTGGGCACCATGCTCGGCAAGATGATGGCCGAATCCGGCGGCGCCGATCAGATTGCCCAGACCCTGATTCGCGCCTTCGGCAAGGACAAAGTCCAGTGGGCAATGATGTTCGCCGCGTTCCTGGTGGGCATCCCGCTGTTCTTCGAAATCGGCTTCGTGCTGCTGATTCCGCTCGTGTTCATCGTTGCGCGCCGCACTGGTGTGTCAATCATCAAGATCGGTATCCCATTACTCGCTGGCCTGTCCGCAGTGCACGGCCTGGTACCGCCGCACCCGGGTCCGCTGCTGGCCATCGGCGTATTCGGCGCTGACATCGGCAAGACCATTCTGTACGGTCTGATCGTCGCACTGCCGACCGCCATCATTGCCGGTCCGATCTTCGGTACCTTCATCGCCAAACACATCCCGGGTCACCCGAATCAGGAGCTGGTCGATCAACTGGCCCGGGAAAACGATTCGGCCAACCTGCCGAGCTTCAGCATCACTCTGGTCACCGTGCTGCTGCCGGTGTTCCTGATGCTGCTGAAAACCTTCGCTGACGTGGCACTGCCGGACGGCAACTTCTTCCGCATCTGGATGGACATGATCGGCCACCCGATCTCCGCACTGCTGCTGGCGCTGCTGTTGTCGCTGTACACCTTCGGCTACAAGCAGGGCATCGGTTCCAACCAGATGCTCAAGTGGCTCGACGCGAGTCTGGCGCCTACCGCTGCGATCATTCTGATCATCGGTGCCGGCGGTGGCTTCAAGCAGATGCTGGTGACCAGCGGCGTGGGTGACGTGATCGGCCACATGGCGGTCAGCGCACAGATCTCGCCGATCCTGCTGGCCTGGCTGGTAGCGGCGGTGATCCGTATCGCAACCGGTTCGGCCACTGTGGCGACCATCACTGGCGCCGGCATTGTGGTGCCGGTTGTCGGCATGATTCCGGGCGTCAACCGTGAGCTGCTGGTGCTGGCCACCGGCGCCGGTTCGCTGATTCTGTCCCACGTCAACGACGCCGGTTTCTGGCTGGTCAAGCAGTACTTCAACATGACCGTGGCCGAAACGTTCAAGACCTGGACGGCGATGGAAACCATCCTCTCGGTGGTCGGCCTGGGCTTTATCCTGCTGCTGTCGCTGTTCGTATAA
- a CDS encoding YihY/virulence factor BrkB family protein encodes MIFPDMKGLPLHRVMVRTVTEFVDDEMSTYASALAYQMLFSLFPFILFLIALIGFLHLPDFFSWLRLQSELVLPPQALEQVNPVIDQLQQSKGGLLSIGIVIALYTASAGVRLMMSAMNAAYDVVEGRPVWKRFPLSIVYTVGIAGMLLIAAALMVLGPQVMGWIAAQVGLEYFIVTVWTIARWPVIVILMMVAVALIYYVMPDVKQEFRFITPGSVLAVVVWILASLGFAFYVKTFANYNAMYGSIGAIIVLLLYFYISSAVLLLGAEMNAVIEHMSAEGKEKGEKAPGEPDESPKQHVSGLGRDHSLKPDTDEARP; translated from the coding sequence ATGATATTTCCGGACATGAAAGGTCTGCCCCTGCACCGGGTGATGGTGCGCACGGTCACTGAATTCGTCGATGACGAAATGTCGACCTACGCCTCGGCACTGGCCTACCAGATGCTGTTCTCGCTGTTTCCGTTCATTCTTTTCCTGATCGCGCTGATCGGTTTCCTGCACCTGCCGGATTTCTTCTCCTGGCTGCGCCTGCAATCCGAGCTGGTGCTGCCGCCGCAGGCGCTGGAGCAGGTCAACCCGGTGATCGACCAGTTGCAGCAATCCAAGGGTGGCCTGCTATCCATCGGTATTGTTATTGCCCTGTACACCGCGTCCGCCGGCGTGCGCCTGATGATGAGCGCAATGAACGCCGCTTACGACGTGGTCGAAGGCCGGCCGGTCTGGAAGCGTTTTCCGCTGTCGATCGTCTACACCGTCGGCATTGCCGGCATGCTGCTGATCGCCGCCGCGCTGATGGTGCTTGGGCCGCAGGTGATGGGCTGGATTGCCGCACAAGTGGGGCTGGAATACTTCATCGTTACAGTGTGGACGATTGCCCGCTGGCCGGTGATCGTGATTCTGATGATGGTCGCGGTGGCGCTGATCTATTACGTAATGCCCGACGTCAAACAGGAATTCCGTTTCATCACCCCGGGTTCAGTCCTGGCCGTGGTGGTGTGGATCCTCGCCTCGTTGGGGTTTGCCTTCTACGTGAAGACCTTCGCCAACTACAACGCGATGTATGGCAGCATCGGGGCGATCATCGTGCTCTTGCTGTATTTCTACATTTCTTCTGCAGTCCTGTTGCTCGGCGCAGAGATGAACGCGGTGATCGAGCACATGTCCGCCGAAGGCAAGGAAAAGGGCGAAAAAGCCCCTGGCGAGCCTGACGAATCCCCCAAACAACACGTCTCGGGCCTGGGCCGCGATCATTCGCTCAAGCCGGACACTGACGAAGCGCGACCATGA
- a CDS encoding GyrI-like domain-containing protein translates to MDEQLRVEIAEPRFEHGQFLLIAGFGGRFTQETTEDIPALWEKLIPHLGKIPAQVNEVTYGVCCNADGEGGFEYIAGVQIDKLDDLPEKYRWVEIQPQKYAVFEHKGPLAQLPDTFQYIWNTWLPQSGHDAADAPEFERYSEDYNPKLNTGTLEIWLPIKA, encoded by the coding sequence ATGGATGAACAACTACGCGTCGAGATAGCCGAGCCTCGCTTCGAACACGGGCAATTTCTGCTGATTGCCGGTTTCGGCGGGCGATTCACTCAGGAGACCACCGAAGACATTCCCGCGTTGTGGGAAAAACTGATCCCGCACTTGGGAAAAATCCCCGCACAAGTCAATGAAGTGACCTACGGCGTTTGCTGCAATGCGGATGGCGAGGGCGGTTTCGAATACATCGCCGGGGTGCAGATCGACAAGCTCGACGACCTGCCGGAAAAGTACCGCTGGGTTGAAATCCAGCCGCAGAAATATGCGGTGTTTGAGCACAAAGGGCCACTGGCGCAACTCCCTGACACCTTCCAGTACATCTGGAACACTTGGCTGCCGCAGTCCGGCCACGATGCGGCGGACGCCCCGGAATTCGAGCGCTACAGCGAGGATTACAACCCGAAACTCAATACCGGCACGCTGGAGATCTGGCTGCCGATCAAGGCCTGA
- the def gene encoding peptide deformylase produces the protein MIREILKMGDERLLRIAPPVPPEMFNSAELWQLIDDMFQTMESVGGVGLAAPQIGVDLQLVIFGFEHSERYPDAEAVPQTILINPLITPLNPLMEEGFEGCLSVPGLRGAVDRYQQIRYEGFDPKGEPIVRVASGFHARVVQHECDHLIGRLYPSRITDFSKFGFTEVLFPDLDPNADD, from the coding sequence ATGATCCGTGAAATTCTGAAAATGGGCGACGAGCGCCTGCTGCGCATCGCGCCGCCGGTACCGCCGGAAATGTTCAACAGCGCCGAGCTCTGGCAATTGATCGATGACATGTTCCAGACCATGGAGAGCGTCGGCGGCGTTGGCTTGGCGGCGCCGCAGATCGGCGTCGACCTGCAACTGGTGATCTTCGGCTTCGAACACAGCGAGCGTTACCCGGATGCTGAAGCAGTGCCGCAGACGATTCTGATCAATCCGCTGATCACGCCGTTGAATCCGCTGATGGAAGAGGGCTTCGAAGGCTGCCTGTCGGTGCCGGGCCTGCGCGGTGCGGTGGATCGCTATCAGCAGATCCGCTACGAAGGCTTTGATCCCAAGGGCGAGCCGATCGTGCGCGTGGCCTCGGGGTTTCATGCGCGAGTGGTGCAGCATGAATGCGATCACCTGATCGGCCGGCTGTACCCGTCGCGGATTACCGACTTCAGCAAGTTCGGCTTTACCGAAGTGCTGTTTCCGGACCTTGATCCCAACGCTGACGACTGA
- a CDS encoding LysR family transcriptional regulator: MNFSSDSIELFLAVIERGSFSAAARQLGKVPSAVSMGIANLEAELGYALFDRSHREPQPTAMAQSLVPHARLIAEQLKQLQVHAVELSLGLESRLSIGVVADVDRRRLLAAIKVIAERHPLLDIEVLTAPQDDVLAMLHTGRVSMCLAFAGLSVNALERFQFVGSERMIATLAADSPLLQGRDVFLEDLVQVRQIIVASRDLPISETRPLVAESYWRTDNLETAMEMVEAGLGWGNFPLSVVQPWLDAGRLKRLNFRNIENGLVLPVHAVWLKSQPLQKGAQALVDLLSH, encoded by the coding sequence TTGAATTTCAGCAGCGACAGCATCGAATTATTTCTCGCGGTGATCGAGCGCGGCTCGTTTTCCGCTGCGGCGCGGCAGTTGGGCAAGGTGCCGTCGGCAGTAAGCATGGGCATCGCCAACCTTGAGGCCGAGCTCGGTTATGCGTTGTTTGATCGCAGTCATCGCGAGCCGCAACCCACGGCGATGGCCCAGTCACTGGTGCCCCACGCGCGACTGATCGCCGAGCAGCTCAAGCAGCTGCAAGTGCACGCGGTGGAGCTGTCGCTGGGGCTGGAAAGCAGGTTGTCGATCGGAGTGGTTGCGGACGTTGATCGGCGGCGCTTGCTGGCAGCGATCAAGGTGATTGCCGAGCGGCATCCGTTGCTCGACATCGAAGTGCTGACTGCGCCGCAGGATGATGTGCTGGCGATGTTGCACACTGGCCGGGTCAGCATGTGTCTGGCGTTTGCCGGTTTGAGCGTGAATGCGCTGGAGCGGTTTCAGTTCGTCGGCAGCGAACGCATGATCGCCACGCTGGCGGCGGACAGCCCGTTGTTGCAGGGGCGCGATGTGTTTCTCGAAGATCTGGTGCAGGTGCGGCAGATCATCGTCGCCAGCCGCGACTTGCCGATCAGCGAGACGCGGCCATTGGTGGCTGAATCCTACTGGCGCACGGACAATCTTGAGACGGCAATGGAAATGGTCGAAGCGGGATTGGGCTGGGGTAATTTTCCGCTGTCGGTGGTACAGCCGTGGCTGGACGCGGGACGTTTGAAACGGCTGAATTTTCGCAACATCGAAAATGGCCTGGTGCTGCCGGTGCACGCGGTGTGGCTCAAGAGCCAGCCCTTGCAAAAGGGTGCGCAGGCCCTGGTTGACCTGCTCAGCCATTGA
- a CDS encoding LacI family DNA-binding transcriptional regulator, with protein MTSPKNDKNTRTTGRPTLNEVARLAGVSPITASRALRGVSTVATELVEKVQKAALELNYVVNPAARALASAQSHSVVVLVPSLSNLLFIDTLEAIHRVLTPKGFEVLIGNFHYSRDEEENLLRNYMAYQPRGFLLTGFDRTESSRRMIEASNIPCVYMMELDSAAGVNCVGFSQLSAGETAAEHLLSRGRKRLAYIGAQLDQRTLLRGEGFRKALQKAGRYDPDLEVLTPRASSVGLGGELFLQLLAAHPDVDAIFFGNDDLAQGALLEALRNGIKIPEQVAILGFNDLPMSEHMVPRLSSINTPREAIGRRAAEQMLTLMAGNKVARPVEDMGFELKVREST; from the coding sequence ATGACCTCCCCCAAGAACGATAAAAATACCCGCACCACCGGCCGTCCGACCCTTAATGAAGTAGCCCGCCTGGCCGGCGTCAGCCCGATCACTGCCTCGCGCGCCTTGCGCGGGGTGAGCACGGTAGCCACCGAACTGGTGGAAAAAGTGCAGAAAGCCGCGCTCGAACTCAACTATGTGGTCAACCCTGCCGCCCGTGCTTTGGCCTCGGCGCAGAGCCATTCGGTGGTGGTGCTGGTGCCATCGCTGTCCAACCTGCTGTTCATCGACACGCTGGAAGCCATTCATCGGGTGCTGACGCCCAAGGGCTTCGAAGTGCTGATCGGCAACTTCCACTACTCGCGCGATGAAGAAGAAAATCTGCTGCGCAACTACATGGCTTATCAGCCGCGCGGCTTTTTGCTGACCGGTTTTGATCGCACGGAAAGTTCGCGGCGGATGATCGAGGCCAGCAACATTCCCTGCGTGTACATGATGGAGCTGGACAGTGCTGCAGGAGTCAATTGCGTGGGTTTCTCGCAGTTGAGCGCGGGGGAAACTGCCGCCGAACACCTTCTGTCTCGCGGGCGTAAACGTCTGGCTTACATTGGTGCGCAGCTGGACCAGCGCACGTTGTTGCGTGGTGAGGGTTTCCGCAAGGCGTTGCAGAAGGCGGGCCGTTACGACCCGGATCTGGAAGTGCTGACACCGCGTGCTTCGTCGGTGGGCTTGGGCGGCGAGCTGTTCCTGCAATTGCTGGCGGCGCATCCGGACGTCGATGCGATCTTCTTTGGCAACGATGACCTGGCCCAAGGCGCGCTGCTGGAAGCCTTGCGTAACGGCATCAAGATTCCCGAGCAAGTGGCGATTCTCGGTTTCAACGACTTGCCGATGTCCGAACACATGGTGCCGCGCCTGAGCAGCATCAACACCCCGCGCGAGGCGATCGGCCGGCGCGCTGCGGAGCAGATGCTGACGTTGATGGCGGGTAACAAAGTGGCGCGGCCGGTGGAGGATATGGGGTTTGAGCTGAAGGTGCGCGAGAGTACCTGA